A portion of the Trachemys scripta elegans isolate TJP31775 chromosome 9, CAS_Tse_1.0, whole genome shotgun sequence genome contains these proteins:
- the LOC117883163 gene encoding glucose-dependent insulinotropic receptor-like yields MSHFLYAALHFLLGFFIPSANLLVIVVVYKLMKKKQGRSYIFILNLAAADLLVGVMCIAEALDDILDGDFDKNLSFCLLRICMSMTPCIGSILTLLLISLDRYLAVKLPLYYPTLLNKKPIIFSLAILWAVSILFGHMPLISPSLQQSNYTGYCGLLYAAKSDYLYVTCFGIFIPSLLVMICLHISVGRIAYSQHKRIWRTCLQTEPLTAHLRHFKALRTVLIMIVGFTICWGPYYLAGFVQATCDSCNLADPITDVLFLLGEINSLINPLIYALYCKDIRSQLPKLMCKKKGQVKPLAVVHFNIQALDGLSNGEAKRPNLSEVQVPNTTFFNSSSHCKIVFSVS; encoded by the coding sequence ATGAGCCACTTCTTGTATGCAGCGTTACATTTTCTCCTGGGCTTCTTCATCCCCTCAGCCAACCTGCTGGTAATTGTGGTTGTCTACAAACTAATGAagaagaagcagggcagaagCTACATCTTCATCCTTAACCTGGCTGCTGCAGACCTGCTGGTGGGAGTGATGTGCATTGCAGAGGCACTGGATGATATCCTGGATGGAGACTTTGACAAGAATTTATCCTTTTGTCTCTTGCGGATCTGCATGAGCATGACACCTTGCATTGGCTCCATTCTCACCTTGCTCTTGATTTCCCTGGATAGATACTTGGCAGTGAAGCTTCCCCTTTATTATCCTACCCTCTTGAACAAAAAACCCATCATCTTCTCTCTTGCCATTCTGTGGGCCGTCTCCATTTTGTTTGGGCACATGCCTTTGatttctccctccctgcagcaaaGCAACTACACGGGCTACTGTGGGCTCCTGTATGCAGCCAAGAGTGACTACCTGTATGTGACCTGCTTTGGGATCTTCATCCCTTCCTTGTTGGTCATGATCTGCCTGCACATCTCAGTCGGGAGGATTGCCTACTCACAGCACAAGCGAATCTGGCGCAcctgcctgcaaacagaaccCCTCACCGCTCACCTCCGCCATTTCAAGGCACTGCGGACAGTACTTATAATGATTGTCGGCTTCACCATCTGCTGGGGACCTTATTACCTGGCAGGCTTTGTGCAAGCTACTTGTGACTCCTGCAACCTGGCTGACCCGATAACGGATGTCTTATTCCTGCTGGGAGAAATCAACTCCCTCATCAACCCCCTCATCTATGCTCTGTACTGCAAAGATATAAGAAGCCAGCTGCCCAAACTGATGTGCAAGAAGAAAGGCCAAGTAAAGCCTCTGGCTGTGGTTCACTTTAATATCCAAGCCCTTGATGGTTTATCCAATGGGGAGGCTAAGAGACCCAATTTATCTGAGGTTCAAGTCCCCAATACTACTTTCTTCAACAGTTCTAGTCACTGCAAAATCGTCTTCTCAGTGTCATGA